In the genome of Streptococcus oralis, one region contains:
- a CDS encoding Xaa-Pro dipeptidyl-peptidase, with the protein MRFNQFSYLPVSHSQVLRELSQLGLKLAPEQASKKQLEQFVRWNFFTYSNTDYALSTLAADKETDLVTFFQSDRELTVEIFYTVVFQLLGFSYLVDFEDAEQFRKKTGFPIIYGDLIENLYHLLNTRTKKGNTLIDQLVSDGLISEDNHYHYFNGKSLATFSSHDVIREVVYVESRVDTDKDGLPDLVKVSIIRPLYNGQIPAVMTASPYHQGTNDKASDKALYKMEGELEVKPAHIIELEEPEIDFVEPHGQAELVPESEEKLTHINSSYTLNDYFLPRGFANLYVSGVGTKDSQGLMTNGDYQQIEAYKNVIDWLNGRCRAFTDHTRKRQIKADWSSGKVATTGISYLGTMSNGLATTGVNGLEVIIAEAGISSWYNYYRENGLVTSPGGYPGEDFDSLAELTYSRNLLAGDYIRGNEAHQADLEKVKGLLDRKTGDYNQFWHDRNYLLNAHKVQAEVVFTHGSQDWNVKPLHVYQMFHALPDNIRKHLFFHHGAHVYMNNWQSIDFRESMNALLSKKLLGLTTDYQLPTVIWQDNTVPQTWQGLGDFGKQDELHTFSLGTEEKVIQNQYDQNDFDRYGKTYQTFNTELYQGKANQITIDLPVTQDIHLNGRVELKLRVKSSTNKGLLSAQLLELGQKKYLQPYPAVLSARTIDNGRYHMLENLCELPFTPSAQRVITKGYLNLQNRNDLLLVEDITADEWMEIQFALQPTIYKLKKDDTLRLVLYTTDFEITIRDNTDYHLTIDLTQSSITIPS; encoded by the coding sequence ACAAGCATCAAAAAAACAACTTGAACAATTTGTCCGCTGGAATTTTTTCACTTATTCTAACACGGATTATGCCTTGTCGACTTTGGCTGCGGATAAAGAAACAGATTTAGTAACCTTTTTCCAGTCAGACCGTGAGTTAACTGTAGAGATTTTCTACACAGTAGTTTTTCAACTTTTAGGATTTAGCTATCTTGTTGACTTTGAAGACGCCGAACAATTCCGTAAAAAAACTGGTTTTCCTATTATTTATGGAGATTTGATTGAAAATCTCTACCATTTGCTCAACACTCGAACCAAAAAGGGAAATACGCTCATCGACCAACTTGTTAGTGACGGACTCATTTCAGAAGACAATCACTACCACTACTTTAACGGTAAGAGCTTGGCAACCTTCTCTAGTCACGATGTCATTCGTGAAGTCGTGTATGTTGAGAGTCGTGTGGATACTGATAAAGACGGTCTCCCTGACTTAGTCAAGGTCAGCATTATTCGCCCTCTCTATAATGGACAGATTCCTGCGGTTATGACCGCCAGCCCTTATCACCAAGGGACCAACGACAAAGCCAGTGACAAAGCTCTCTACAAAATGGAAGGTGAGCTTGAGGTCAAACCTGCCCACATTATTGAACTTGAGGAGCCTGAGATTGATTTTGTCGAGCCTCATGGTCAAGCCGAACTCGTTCCTGAGTCTGAAGAAAAGCTAACTCACATCAATAGTTCTTACACTCTCAACGATTACTTCCTCCCAAGAGGATTTGCCAATCTCTATGTATCGGGTGTTGGAACCAAGGATTCCCAAGGTCTCATGACCAATGGGGACTACCAGCAGATTGAAGCATATAAAAATGTGATTGACTGGCTTAATGGCCGTTGCCGTGCTTTCACGGATCACACACGCAAACGTCAAATCAAGGCTGACTGGTCAAGCGGAAAAGTCGCAACAACAGGAATTTCTTATCTAGGGACCATGTCTAATGGTCTTGCGACCACTGGTGTTAATGGCTTAGAAGTCATCATCGCAGAAGCAGGAATTTCCTCTTGGTATAACTACTATCGGGAAAATGGTCTTGTGACCAGCCCTGGTGGTTATCCAGGTGAGGATTTTGACTCACTTGCTGAATTGACCTACTCCCGCAATCTCCTAGCTGGTGACTATATCCGTGGTAATGAAGCTCATCAGGCAGACTTAGAAAAGGTAAAAGGGCTTCTTGATCGCAAGACTGGTGACTACAATCAATTTTGGCATGACCGCAACTATCTGCTCAATGCTCACAAGGTTCAAGCTGAGGTCGTCTTTACGCATGGTTCCCAGGATTGGAACGTCAAACCACTTCATGTTTACCAGATGTTTCATGCTCTTCCTGACAATATTCGCAAGCACCTCTTTTTCCATCATGGGGCTCATGTTTATATGAATAACTGGCAGTCAATTGACTTCCGCGAATCCATGAATGCCCTCTTAAGCAAGAAATTGTTAGGACTTACAACAGACTATCAACTTCCTACTGTCATCTGGCAAGACAATACTGTACCGCAAACATGGCAGGGGCTTGGTGACTTTGGCAAGCAGGATGAACTGCATACCTTCTCTCTTGGAACTGAGGAAAAAGTGATTCAAAACCAGTATGATCAAAATGATTTTGACCGTTATGGCAAGACTTACCAGACTTTCAACACAGAACTTTACCAAGGAAAAGCCAATCAAATCACCATTGACCTTCCAGTAACTCAAGACATTCACTTAAATGGTCGAGTGGAGCTGAAACTTCGTGTCAAATCAAGTACAAACAAGGGTTTATTATCTGCTCAACTGCTGGAACTTGGACAAAAGAAATATCTACAGCCTTATCCAGCTGTTTTAAGTGCTAGAACCATTGACAACGGTCGCTACCACATGTTAGAAAATCTCTGCGAACTGCCATTTACTCCAAGCGCCCAACGTGTCATCACCAAAGGATACCTTAATTTACAAAATAGAAATGACTTACTGTTAGTAGAGGATATTACTGCAGATGAATGGATGGAAATCCAATTTGCCCTACAACCTACGATTTACAAGCTGAAAAAAGATGACACACTTCGCCTTGTTCTCTATACAACCGACTTTGAAATTACAATTCGAGATAATACAGACTACCACTTAACTATTGATTTAACACAGTCTTCTATCACCATCCCCTCATAA